Proteins encoded by one window of Kribbella italica:
- a CDS encoding SMP-30/gluconolactonase/LRE family protein produces the protein MSVRSLCTTLVLSVALAGVVVPTASAARPTTYALPGDLGGSKFEGIGYDARAQRFYVSETTGGEIHRGRLRSASATEWLAGDGTDGRWTARGVTVDARGRVYVAGGPNGIDHPGAPDLWVYDRDGKLLAALRTGVPNAFLNDLVIGPDGAAYVTNSNAPQVFRVAERHGRWSIRTWADATATIPTQTGFNLGGIVLSPDRSSLIVAQGNVGKLWRFSLRTGSVSAVDAGTADLANADGLVQDGRTLWVVRNFSKVLSTLRLAPDGRTARLVAATPTDPDRVLTTAKLAQGRLLLVDSKFDELTATPPYQVVTLTPPRR, from the coding sequence ATGTCCGTCCGCTCCCTGTGCACCACCCTTGTGCTGTCCGTCGCCCTGGCCGGAGTCGTCGTCCCCACCGCGTCAGCGGCGCGGCCGACGACCTACGCACTGCCCGGCGACCTCGGCGGGTCGAAGTTCGAGGGCATCGGGTACGACGCTCGCGCCCAGCGCTTCTACGTCTCCGAGACCACCGGCGGCGAGATCCACCGCGGCCGGCTGCGGTCCGCGTCCGCGACCGAGTGGCTGGCCGGCGACGGTACGGACGGTCGCTGGACCGCCCGCGGTGTCACCGTCGACGCGCGCGGCCGGGTGTACGTCGCGGGCGGGCCGAACGGGATTGATCATCCGGGCGCGCCGGACCTGTGGGTCTACGACCGCGACGGCAAGCTGCTCGCGGCGCTGCGGACCGGCGTACCGAACGCGTTCCTGAACGACCTGGTGATCGGGCCCGACGGCGCGGCGTACGTGACGAACTCGAACGCGCCACAGGTGTTCCGGGTCGCCGAGCGGCACGGCCGCTGGAGCATCCGGACCTGGGCCGACGCGACGGCAACGATCCCGACCCAGACCGGCTTCAACCTCGGCGGCATCGTCCTGTCCCCGGACCGGAGCTCTCTGATCGTAGCCCAGGGCAACGTCGGCAAGCTCTGGCGGTTCTCGCTGCGGACCGGCTCGGTGTCGGCCGTCGACGCCGGTACGGCGGACCTGGCCAACGCCGACGGCCTCGTGCAGGACGGCCGCACGCTGTGGGTGGTGCGCAACTTCTCGAAGGTGCTGAGCACGCTCCGGCTGGCGCCGGACGGGCGGACCGCGCGACTCGTCGCGGCGACTCCCACCGACCCCGATCGGGTGCTCACCACCGCGAAGCTCGCGCAGGGCAGACTGCTCCTGGTCGACAGCAAGTTCGACGAGCTGACCGCGACGCCGCCGTACCAGGTGGTCACGCTGACCCCGCCGCGCCGATGA
- a CDS encoding sensor histidine kinase, whose product MTTSHTPAAVLGQAGGLEKALHTTFAVLVLASAVRYLAGHGFGDQAPWVLAGAVALLATYAAGPVLPGRVWLALLVAVWFGLLLLAPSFAWCAVALSFVALRVLPFWPACAVVAGMVAAVVVQWTRMADRLDPTIVLGPACIAVLAVGAYRALERDAVARQLLLDDLHAAQGDLADAQHQAGALAERARLSREIHDSVAQGLSSINLLLQAAEREWDDRPAAAREHAAQAATTARDGLDEVRRVVRDLAPAELAASGVVTSGAAASGRPALPGALRQTCERLAAVSGIDVQVQVHGTPVSLGPEVETALLRTARGALANVLEHSNATTAVVTLTYQPDSVVLDVRDDGRGLVDRTQADPDRGRGLAGIRERLNELGGTLILESEPGEGTALAASIPLAASEGPS is encoded by the coding sequence ATGACGACTTCACACACACCGGCCGCTGTGCTCGGCCAGGCCGGCGGGCTGGAGAAGGCGCTGCATACGACGTTCGCCGTCCTCGTGCTCGCCTCCGCGGTCCGCTACCTGGCCGGTCACGGGTTCGGCGATCAGGCACCGTGGGTGCTCGCGGGAGCTGTGGCGCTGCTGGCGACGTACGCCGCAGGGCCGGTCCTGCCTGGCCGGGTGTGGCTCGCGTTGCTGGTTGCGGTGTGGTTCGGGCTGTTGCTGCTTGCGCCTTCGTTCGCTTGGTGCGCCGTAGCGCTGTCGTTCGTGGCCCTACGGGTGCTGCCGTTCTGGCCTGCCTGTGCGGTGGTGGCCGGGATGGTCGCCGCCGTAGTGGTGCAGTGGACCCGCATGGCCGACCGGCTCGACCCGACGATCGTGCTGGGGCCGGCCTGCATCGCCGTACTGGCTGTTGGGGCGTACCGAGCGCTGGAGCGAGACGCGGTGGCGCGGCAGCTGCTGCTGGACGACCTGCATGCGGCGCAGGGGGACCTGGCCGACGCGCAACACCAGGCCGGTGCGCTGGCCGAGCGGGCGCGGCTGTCGCGAGAGATCCACGACAGCGTCGCCCAGGGGCTGTCCAGTATCAACCTGCTCCTACAGGCGGCCGAACGCGAGTGGGACGACCGACCGGCCGCGGCTCGCGAGCATGCGGCGCAAGCGGCGACGACTGCGCGGGATGGGCTGGATGAGGTACGACGGGTGGTGCGGGACCTGGCGCCGGCCGAGTTGGCGGCGTCTGGGGTGGTGACGTCTGGGGCGGCAGCCTCTGGCCGCCCGGCGCTGCCGGGAGCGCTTCGACAGACCTGCGAACGCCTCGCCGCCGTGAGCGGCATCGACGTCCAGGTCCAAGTCCACGGCACACCGGTGTCGCTAGGCCCCGAAGTGGAGACAGCCCTGCTGCGTACTGCGCGCGGTGCCCTCGCCAACGTGCTCGAGCACTCCAACGCCACGACCGCCGTCGTCACGCTGACGTACCAACCAGACTCGGTAGTGCTCGACGTCCGCGACGACGGCCGAGGTCTCGTCGACCGCACACAGGCCGACCCGGACCGCGGGCGCGGCCTGGCCGGCATCCGCGAACGCCTGAACGAGCTCGGCGGCACCCTCATCCTGGAGAGCGAGCCAGGCGAGGGCACGGCCCTCGCCGCGTCGATCCCGCTAGCCGCCAGCGAGGGCCCGTCGTGA
- a CDS encoding response regulator, whose translation MIRVALVDDHPVVRAGMRALLEGQDDLSVVGEASDAHSAVQLVAAIRPDVVLMDLNLGTGPGGAEATARLRALPEPPQILVLTTYDTEADIMSAIDAGASGYLLKDAPPEDLFRAIRGTARGEAILAPAVAARLMRRTGPLLTEREVEILDQLATGRSNREIARRLFVSEATVKSHLSHIYTKLEVDTRAAAVARAIEQRIIRPLP comes from the coding sequence GTGATCAGAGTCGCACTGGTCGACGACCACCCCGTCGTACGAGCTGGCATGCGGGCGCTACTCGAGGGACAGGACGACCTGTCGGTCGTAGGCGAGGCCTCCGACGCCCACAGCGCCGTACAACTAGTCGCCGCAATCCGGCCGGACGTAGTACTGATGGACCTCAACCTGGGCACTGGCCCAGGCGGCGCCGAAGCAACCGCCCGCCTACGCGCCCTCCCAGAACCCCCGCAGATCCTCGTCCTCACCACCTACGACACCGAAGCCGACATCATGAGCGCCATCGACGCAGGCGCCTCCGGCTACCTCCTGAAAGACGCCCCACCCGAAGACCTGTTCCGAGCAATCCGAGGCACCGCCCGCGGCGAAGCCATCCTGGCCCCCGCAGTAGCAGCCCGCCTGATGCGCCGCACAGGCCCACTCCTGACCGAGCGAGAGGTAGAAATCCTCGACCAACTCGCCACCGGCCGATCCAACCGAGAGATCGCCCGCCGCCTGTTCGTCAGCGAGGCCACAGTGAAATCCCACCTCTCCCACATCTACACCAAACTAGAGGTAGACACCCGCGCCGCCGCAGTAGCCAGAGCAATAGAACAACGCATCATCCGCCCACTTCCCTGA
- a CDS encoding CGNR zinc finger domain-containing protein, which yields MIVTFSHDTEHALGTLVRLVNTLPGPNSQVDTMDSLEELEKFVQEREFSAVGTLTATDLQEVRDLRPLFSPVFTTGSDAEAAAMINAIVARGTTTPRLTNHDGHPWHIHYSRDGASLTCRITVECGIALAQVISAGERERLRRCEAPDCDDALIDLSRNRSKRYCDARTCGNRLHVAAYRERRKASGE from the coding sequence GTGATTGTGACTTTCTCGCACGACACCGAGCACGCGCTCGGCACGCTGGTCCGGCTGGTCAACACGCTGCCCGGGCCGAACAGCCAGGTCGACACGATGGACTCGCTCGAGGAGCTGGAGAAGTTCGTCCAGGAGCGGGAGTTCAGCGCGGTCGGGACGCTCACCGCGACGGACCTGCAGGAGGTCCGGGATCTGCGGCCGTTGTTCTCGCCGGTGTTCACGACCGGTTCGGACGCGGAGGCGGCGGCGATGATCAACGCGATCGTCGCGCGCGGTACGACGACGCCGCGGTTGACCAACCACGACGGTCACCCGTGGCACATCCACTACTCGCGCGACGGCGCCTCGCTGACCTGCCGGATCACGGTCGAGTGCGGCATCGCGCTGGCCCAGGTGATCTCGGCCGGCGAACGCGAACGTTTGCGTCGCTGTGAGGCACCGGACTGCGACGACGCGTTGATCGACCTGTCGCGGAACCGGTCGAAGCGGTACTGCGACGCGCGCACCTGTGGCAACCGCCTGCACGTCGCGGCGTACCGCGAACGCCGCAAGGCCTCGGGGGAGTAG
- a CDS encoding aminotransferase class IV → MIVWLNGAVLPDPSSAGLSVLDHGLTTGDGVFETLKIVDGQPFAVTKHLERLVRSATGLGLPAPDVVQVEDAIATVVKADPDIAFGRLRITYTGGVSPLSSERGTTGPTLVVASQAIKAPAPASAIVTVPWVRNERSAVAGLKTTSYAENVRALAYAKERGASEAIFANTVGNLCEGTGSNIFCVYDGELVTPTLESGALAGVTRGLVIAWFGAVERDVPLAKLAEADEIFLTSTTRDVQAVHRADARDLTTPGEVTAAVAKIFAERSAEDIDP, encoded by the coding sequence ATGATCGTGTGGCTCAACGGGGCCGTTCTGCCCGACCCGTCGTCGGCGGGTCTGTCAGTACTGGATCACGGGCTGACCACGGGTGACGGTGTCTTCGAAACACTGAAGATCGTCGACGGGCAGCCGTTCGCGGTGACCAAGCATCTGGAGCGGCTGGTCCGCTCGGCGACCGGGCTCGGTCTGCCGGCGCCGGACGTCGTACAGGTCGAGGACGCGATCGCGACGGTCGTGAAGGCCGATCCGGACATCGCGTTCGGCCGGCTGCGCATCACGTACACCGGCGGCGTCTCGCCGCTGTCCTCGGAGCGCGGCACGACCGGCCCGACGCTGGTCGTCGCATCGCAGGCGATCAAGGCGCCGGCCCCGGCGTCCGCGATCGTGACGGTCCCGTGGGTCCGCAACGAGCGCAGCGCGGTCGCCGGCCTGAAGACCACGTCGTACGCCGAGAACGTCCGCGCCCTGGCCTACGCCAAGGAGCGCGGCGCGAGCGAGGCGATCTTCGCCAACACCGTCGGCAACCTGTGCGAAGGCACAGGCTCGAACATCTTCTGCGTGTACGACGGCGAGCTGGTCACCCCGACCCTTGAGTCCGGCGCGCTGGCCGGTGTCACCCGCGGTCTGGTGATCGCCTGGTTCGGCGCCGTCGAACGCGACGTACCGCTCGCGAAGCTCGCCGAGGCCGACGAAATCTTCCTCACCTCCACCACCCGCGACGTCCAGGCCGTCCACCGCGCCGACGCCCGCGACCTCACCACCCCCGGCGAGGTCACCGCCGCGGTCGCCAAGATCTTCGCCGAACGCTCCGCCGAAGACATCGACCCGTAA
- a CDS encoding ABC transporter substrate-binding protein produces the protein MIANAGPQLQHTPFVVDRLRVLMKDDPSIVAATGLHESRESTQTMVKELAAAGIPSIAATLTADTMVDTSRLYFQISPQNRREAAVAAAYLNQLMTKGQDAFGHRLTRRARLYKSTDPKDTYSQNLAADLQESLARHGVAVTTTSIRPDGQGADGLDAERAGRDACDAQGEAVLYAARGLVDFQAFLDGITDRCPKQPPYILAGDDVTKHVAERTVSAANRAVPYQYLSLAIAPELGGAGSPAAANFYQRLTELFNYEGDPERSRTLDGHAALSYDAGYSAVLAVRFLAENNIAISSATLWPALLSITDDAGQQRRYEGVTGTIDFGGRIDQRVPVNKPVYIVTFEKGRATAKDNLVCGGPADRESTLTKPWCPIDQ, from the coding sequence GTGATCGCCAACGCGGGGCCGCAGCTGCAGCACACGCCGTTCGTGGTCGACCGGCTGCGGGTGCTGATGAAGGACGACCCGAGCATCGTCGCGGCGACCGGGCTGCACGAGAGCCGCGAGTCGACCCAGACGATGGTGAAGGAACTAGCCGCGGCCGGGATCCCGTCCATCGCGGCGACGCTGACGGCCGACACGATGGTCGACACGTCGCGGCTGTACTTCCAGATCTCGCCGCAGAACCGCCGTGAAGCCGCGGTTGCCGCGGCGTACCTGAACCAGCTGATGACCAAGGGCCAGGACGCGTTCGGGCACCGGCTGACGCGCCGGGCGCGCCTGTACAAGTCGACCGACCCGAAGGACACCTACAGCCAGAACCTGGCCGCCGACCTCCAGGAGAGCCTCGCGCGGCACGGTGTGGCGGTGACAACGACCTCGATCCGGCCCGACGGCCAGGGAGCGGACGGGCTGGACGCCGAGCGGGCCGGCCGGGACGCGTGCGACGCCCAGGGCGAGGCCGTCCTGTACGCCGCGCGCGGCCTCGTCGACTTCCAGGCGTTCCTGGACGGCATCACCGATCGATGCCCGAAGCAACCGCCGTACATCCTGGCCGGCGACGACGTCACCAAGCACGTCGCGGAGCGTACGGTCAGCGCCGCGAACCGGGCGGTCCCGTACCAGTACCTGTCGCTGGCGATCGCGCCGGAGCTCGGCGGTGCCGGGTCGCCGGCGGCGGCGAACTTCTACCAGCGCCTGACGGAGCTGTTCAACTACGAAGGAGATCCGGAACGTTCGCGGACGCTCGACGGTCACGCCGCGCTCAGCTACGACGCCGGGTACAGCGCGGTCCTGGCCGTGCGGTTCCTCGCCGAGAACAACATCGCGATCAGCAGTGCCACGCTGTGGCCGGCGCTGCTGTCGATCACCGACGACGCGGGCCAGCAGCGGCGCTACGAGGGTGTGACCGGCACGATCGACTTCGGCGGCCGGATCGACCAGCGGGTGCCGGTGAACAAGCCGGTCTACATCGTGACGTTCGAGAAAGGCCGCGCGACCGCCAAGGACAACCTGGTCTGTGGTGGTCCCGCCGACCGGGAGAGCACCTTGACCAAGCCGTGGTGCCCGATCGATCAGTAG
- a CDS encoding ArnT family glycosyltransferase: protein MTRPSVPAFATVPVTLVAVAVAAVLTALSGRYGYHRDELYFRVAADHLAWGYTDQPPLTPLLAKLSMAVFGDTPMGLRVVATLSAALTVVVVALIARELAGERNAQILAAACTALAGFVLGTGHMVSTATFDLLAWMVIALFALRLLRTNDGRWWIALGLTTGIAVENKYLVVLPLAALLIAVLITGPRSILKTWYFPAGIAVAALIAAPNLIWQATNDWPQLTVAGGISEDDGTENRIMFVPLQIAQLSPFLVPVWIAGFLRLWRTPALRWSRPVALSYPVLCVIVLATGGKSYYALPLLLVLVAAGTQPTLDWLHRGRQPVRRAVFATAAVLTAITSAAFTLPVLPASAVNLVLPVNAEQGEQVGWPELAATARTVWEQIPVGERDRAVLFAGNYGEAGALAKYNDGLPPAYSGHMSYADWTPPTDDHDGPVVLVTQERSPQYEAHFGTCTDAARVDNGQDVDNEEQGAHVLLCAGPTKPWSALWPDLRRYY, encoded by the coding sequence ATGACGCGCCCGTCGGTCCCTGCCTTCGCCACCGTCCCCGTCACCCTCGTCGCCGTCGCGGTCGCCGCCGTGCTCACCGCGCTGTCCGGCCGGTACGGCTACCACCGCGACGAGCTGTACTTCCGCGTCGCGGCCGACCACCTCGCCTGGGGCTACACCGACCAGCCGCCGCTCACCCCGCTGCTGGCCAAGCTCTCGATGGCGGTCTTCGGTGACACCCCGATGGGACTGCGCGTCGTCGCGACTCTCAGCGCCGCGCTGACCGTGGTCGTCGTCGCGCTGATCGCCCGCGAGCTCGCCGGTGAACGCAACGCCCAGATCCTCGCCGCCGCCTGTACGGCGCTCGCCGGCTTCGTCCTCGGCACCGGCCACATGGTCTCCACCGCCACCTTCGACCTGCTGGCGTGGATGGTGATCGCGCTCTTCGCGCTCCGCCTGCTCCGGACGAACGACGGCCGCTGGTGGATCGCCCTCGGCCTCACCACCGGCATCGCCGTGGAGAACAAGTACCTGGTCGTGCTCCCCCTCGCGGCCCTGCTGATCGCCGTACTGATCACCGGTCCCCGCAGCATCCTCAAGACCTGGTACTTCCCCGCCGGCATCGCGGTCGCGGCGCTGATCGCCGCACCGAACCTGATCTGGCAGGCGACCAACGACTGGCCGCAACTGACCGTTGCCGGGGGCATCAGCGAGGACGACGGCACCGAGAACCGCATCATGTTCGTCCCGCTCCAGATCGCCCAGCTCTCGCCGTTCCTGGTCCCGGTCTGGATCGCCGGCTTCTTGCGTCTGTGGCGCACACCCGCGCTGCGCTGGTCGCGCCCGGTCGCGCTCTCCTACCCGGTCCTCTGCGTCATCGTCCTGGCCACCGGCGGCAAGTCGTACTACGCGCTGCCGCTGCTCCTGGTGCTGGTTGCCGCAGGCACCCAACCCACCCTCGACTGGCTGCACCGAGGCCGCCAACCGGTACGCCGTGCCGTCTTCGCCACGGCTGCCGTCCTCACCGCCATCACCTCGGCCGCTTTCACCCTCCCGGTCCTGCCCGCCTCAGCCGTCAACCTCGTCCTGCCCGTCAACGCCGAACAAGGCGAACAGGTCGGCTGGCCCGAGCTCGCCGCCACCGCCAGAACCGTCTGGGAGCAGATCCCGGTGGGAGAGCGCGATCGCGCCGTACTGTTCGCTGGGAACTACGGCGAAGCCGGCGCCCTGGCCAAGTACAACGACGGCCTGCCGCCGGCGTACTCGGGCCACATGAGCTACGCCGACTGGACGCCGCCGACCGACGACCACGACGGCCCGGTCGTCCTGGTCACCCAGGAACGCTCCCCGCAGTACGAGGCCCACTTCGGCACCTGCACCGACGCCGCCCGCGTGGACAACGGTCAGGACGTCGACAACGAGGAACAAGGCGCCCACGTCCTGCTCTGCGCCGGCCCGACGAAACCCTGGTCAGCCCTCTGGCCGGACCTCCGCCGCTACTACTGA
- a CDS encoding substrate-binding domain-containing protein has protein sequence MTLLYERISTYVLEEIRSGALGPGDRVASETELAAQFEVSRITSKRALEVLREAGLIERVRGKGSFVVQDLPDLNGVTTPLRGRIAGGPAPSRRRPGTIGLVVPDVSEAYGLELLRAIEERCADHGVHLLVRRTRGRQPDEEKAVDTFVASGEVDGMIVFPVHGDFYNASLLRQVLDGYPIVLVDRHLSGIPVSAVHTDNVAAARALTERLLELGHRHIAFVSPPPQNTSSIEERLKGFHTAFAKRERERGPDRRQAHQLTTLRATLPGSFTPDSVRSDVATIRAFRAEAPQVTAYVACEYNLARMLDRAFTTPAGSPAPEQMPGSRRPVIACFDSPGDPISGAPYLHVRQDQEEMGRQAVDLLLARLRGESVPNLSLVPFQIVDADDN, from the coding sequence ATGACGCTGCTCTACGAGCGGATCAGCACGTACGTGCTGGAGGAGATCCGCAGCGGGGCACTCGGGCCGGGGGACCGGGTCGCGTCCGAGACGGAGCTGGCGGCGCAGTTCGAGGTCAGCCGGATCACCTCGAAGCGCGCGCTGGAGGTGTTGCGCGAGGCGGGACTGATCGAGCGCGTCCGCGGCAAGGGGTCGTTCGTCGTCCAGGACCTGCCCGATCTGAACGGCGTCACGACGCCGCTCCGCGGCCGGATCGCCGGCGGTCCTGCTCCCTCCCGCCGCAGGCCGGGGACGATCGGGCTGGTCGTCCCGGACGTCTCGGAGGCGTACGGGCTCGAGCTGCTGCGCGCGATCGAGGAGCGCTGCGCCGACCACGGCGTCCACCTGCTGGTACGCCGGACGCGCGGCCGGCAGCCGGACGAGGAGAAGGCGGTCGACACGTTCGTCGCCTCGGGCGAGGTCGACGGGATGATCGTGTTCCCGGTGCACGGCGACTTCTACAACGCGAGCCTGCTGCGGCAGGTCCTCGACGGGTACCCGATCGTCTTGGTCGACCGCCACCTGTCCGGGATCCCGGTCTCGGCCGTTCACACCGACAACGTCGCGGCCGCCCGCGCGCTGACCGAGCGGCTGCTCGAGCTCGGCCACCGCCACATCGCCTTCGTGTCCCCGCCGCCGCAGAACACGTCGAGCATCGAGGAACGCCTGAAGGGGTTCCACACCGCCTTCGCCAAGCGCGAGCGCGAGCGGGGGCCCGACCGGCGCCAGGCGCACCAGCTCACCACGCTGCGCGCGACCCTGCCCGGGTCGTTCACCCCGGACAGCGTGCGCTCCGACGTCGCCACGATCCGCGCGTTCCGCGCCGAGGCGCCGCAGGTCACGGCGTACGTCGCCTGCGAGTACAACCTCGCCCGGATGCTCGACCGCGCCTTCACGACGCCTGCCGGCTCGCCGGCCCCGGAACAGATGCCAGGCTCGCGCCGCCCGGTGATCGCCTGCTTCGACTCGCCCGGCGACCCGATCTCCGGTGCGCCGTACCTGCACGTGCGGCAGGACCAGGAGGAAATGGGCCGTCAGGCCGTCGACCTCCTGCTGGCCCGGCTGCGCGGCGAGTCCGTGCCGAACCTGTCCCTCGTGCCGTTCCAGATCGTCGATGCCGACGACAACTGA
- a CDS encoding histidine kinase, with translation MTWQRAGDLGLWAGLSFLVVAESGSRNDPYWLMGGCVALLAAAVLLRRTQPLIALALVIVPEAVIVGITMNTTSGTPIAFVPAISTLAYLAGRRETQLRYFVALVSGSLMLLLALRLILFRDVAVADSVLSWLANVLLALVLCVMPWLIGRYRAQQALLATAGWERAERIEREQRLEIDQVRLRERSRIAEDMHDSVGHELSLIALRAAALEVDAELPERHRRAATELREAAATATERLGEIIGVLRDAGAQAPVVPSDESVAELVDRAAASGLAVRLVQEGAAEPSPMVDRAIHRVVQESLTNASKHAPGAEVVVTLTRAEDEVVVKIADTGPTRAVTEVPSSGTGLAGLAERIRLVGGNLTAGQSPSSAGFEVLARVPRSGGRPEPVTDVRSATADERDVVRRRARRGLITALLVPAGLAAGIGAIALGYYLVAGYNSVLPPAQYDALRIGQNFAEVEAVLPRMQMIDPPSERVVEPEGWTCRFYRPDGPFSINYAYRLCFDNDRLVAKDMVQTGSVQPTPEGTTPGPQREGTR, from the coding sequence GTGACGTGGCAGCGGGCTGGTGACCTCGGGCTGTGGGCGGGCCTGTCGTTCCTGGTGGTCGCAGAGAGCGGTTCCCGCAACGATCCCTACTGGCTGATGGGCGGCTGCGTCGCGCTGCTGGCAGCCGCCGTGCTGCTGCGGCGCACGCAGCCGCTGATCGCGCTCGCCCTGGTGATCGTGCCCGAAGCCGTGATCGTCGGCATCACGATGAACACGACGTCCGGTACGCCGATCGCGTTCGTCCCGGCGATCTCGACGCTCGCGTACCTGGCCGGGCGGCGGGAGACGCAGCTCAGGTACTTCGTCGCGCTGGTGAGCGGGTCCCTGATGCTGCTGCTCGCGCTGCGGCTGATCCTGTTCCGCGACGTGGCGGTGGCCGACTCCGTGCTGAGCTGGCTGGCGAACGTGCTGCTCGCGCTCGTGCTGTGCGTGATGCCCTGGCTGATCGGCCGGTATCGCGCCCAGCAGGCGCTGCTCGCAACCGCCGGGTGGGAGCGCGCCGAGCGGATCGAGCGTGAGCAGCGGCTGGAGATCGACCAGGTCCGGCTCAGGGAGCGCTCTCGCATCGCCGAGGACATGCACGACTCGGTCGGCCACGAGCTCAGCCTGATCGCGCTCCGCGCGGCCGCGCTCGAGGTGGACGCCGAGCTGCCCGAGCGGCACCGCCGGGCCGCGACCGAGCTGCGGGAGGCCGCCGCCACGGCGACCGAGCGGCTCGGCGAGATCATCGGCGTACTGCGCGACGCGGGCGCGCAGGCGCCCGTCGTACCGAGTGACGAGTCGGTGGCGGAGCTGGTTGACCGCGCGGCGGCGTCCGGTCTGGCGGTGCGGTTGGTGCAGGAGGGGGCGGCCGAGCCGTCGCCGATGGTGGACCGCGCGATCCACCGGGTGGTCCAGGAGTCGTTGACCAACGCCAGCAAGCACGCGCCCGGCGCCGAGGTCGTCGTCACGCTGACCCGCGCGGAGGACGAGGTCGTCGTGAAGATCGCCGACACGGGTCCCACGCGGGCCGTGACGGAGGTCCCGTCGAGCGGCACCGGTCTTGCGGGCCTGGCTGAACGCATTCGCCTGGTCGGCGGCAACCTGACCGCAGGGCAGTCGCCGAGTAGCGCCGGGTTCGAGGTGCTGGCGCGGGTGCCGCGCAGTGGTGGGCGGCCGGAGCCGGTGACCGATGTCCGGTCGGCCACGGCCGACGAGCGGGACGTCGTACGGCGGCGCGCGCGGCGCGGCTTGATCACCGCGCTGCTGGTCCCCGCGGGACTGGCGGCCGGGATCGGGGCGATTGCCTTGGGCTACTACTTGGTGGCCGGATACAACTCGGTGCTGCCGCCGGCGCAGTACGACGCGTTGCGGATCGGGCAGAATTTCGCCGAGGTCGAGGCGGTGCTGCCGCGGATGCAGATGATCGACCCGCCGTCCGAGCGCGTCGTCGAGCCCGAAGGCTGGACCTGCCGGTTCTACCGGCCCGACGGGCCGTTCTCGATCAACTACGCGTACCGGCTGTGCTTCGACAACGACCGGCTGGTCGCCAAGGACATGGTGCAGACGGGGTCGGTGCAGCCGACGCCGGAGGGCACCACCCCGGGACCGCAACGAGAAGGGACACGATGA
- a CDS encoding response regulator, with protein sequence MIRVLLADDEAMVRAGVRAILASDDEIDVVAEAGDGAEAVALVRKHRPDVAVLDIRMPRMDGLAAGAEIRRTVPETAVVILTTFSEDAYIAKALGDGASGFLLKSGDPRELIAGLKAVAEGAAYLSPKVAQRVIAELGAGAGGGRMARAAEAKEQVDVLSPREREVLALVGAGLSNAEIAARLFLVEGTVKAYVSAVLTRLDVKNRVQAAIIAYEAGLVG encoded by the coding sequence ATGATCCGCGTCTTGCTGGCCGACGACGAGGCGATGGTGCGCGCGGGCGTCCGGGCGATTCTTGCCTCCGACGACGAGATCGACGTCGTGGCCGAGGCCGGTGACGGCGCCGAGGCGGTCGCGCTGGTGCGGAAGCACCGGCCGGACGTCGCCGTCCTGGACATCCGGATGCCGCGGATGGACGGGCTGGCGGCCGGGGCCGAGATCCGCCGGACGGTGCCGGAGACGGCGGTGGTGATTCTGACGACGTTCTCCGAGGACGCCTACATCGCCAAGGCGCTGGGCGACGGCGCGAGCGGGTTCCTGCTGAAGTCGGGCGATCCGCGGGAGCTGATCGCCGGGCTGAAAGCTGTCGCGGAAGGAGCGGCGTACCTGTCGCCGAAGGTCGCCCAGCGGGTGATCGCCGAGCTCGGTGCCGGTGCCGGTGGGGGCCGGATGGCGCGGGCGGCGGAGGCGAAGGAGCAGGTCGACGTACTGAGTCCGCGGGAGCGTGAGGTGCTCGCGCTGGTCGGCGCGGGGCTGTCGAACGCGGAGATCGCCGCCCGGCTCTTCCTGGTCGAGGGGACGGTCAAGGCGTACGTCAGCGCCGTTCTGACCCGGCTGGACGTGAAGAACCGGGTGCAGGCGGCGATCATCGCGTACGAAGCCGGTCTCGTCGGCTGA